From the Ostrinia nubilalis chromosome 8, ilOstNubi1.1, whole genome shotgun sequence genome, one window contains:
- the LOC135074095 gene encoding uncharacterized protein LOC135074095 translates to MAWKYLCLVFVVLTTSSAYIHHQAAHRAKYQKGKTHITIEYDVEYPNLQESRHTGSNQFIPKISLECEKLGVCESTSNYPHEYVDTLLTKIADRTSMLDQELPGGVISFHLDEETPNMKLNQSFELCQPDVKIIYPQAIKTNAGNWVFVLNGKDNKVQGFVGTLCRNPGYQCDHTVTFPDHCKTECKQEYINQSMWGLDYSGNMKFVVGRIASCCKCMLQC, encoded by the exons ATGGCCTGGAAGTACCTGTGCTTAGTTTTCGTTGTCTTG ACCACATCGTCGGCCTACATTCACCATCAGGCTGCACATAGAGCAAAATACCAAAAAGGGAAAACTCACATTACAATAGAATATGATGTCGAATACCCAAACTTACAAGAATCGCGACATACTGGATCAAACCAATTTATACCCAAAATTTCGTTGGAATGCGAGAAGCTGGGGGTGTGCGAGAGCACTTCTAACTACCCTCATGAATACGTGGACACGCTGCTGACTAAGATAGCTGATAGAACAAGCATGCTGGATCAAGAA TTGCCAGGTGGGGTTATAAGCTTTCACCTCGACGAGGAAACTCCAAACATGAAGCTGAATCAAAGTTTCGAACTGTGCCAGCCAGATGTTAAA ATAATTTATCCTCAAGCAATCAAGACGAACGCAGGCAACTGGGTATTTGTCCTCAATGGAAAGGATAATAAAGTGCAAGGCTTTGTTGGGACATTGTGCAG aaatcCAGGATACCAGTGCGACCACACAGTGACTTTTCCTGACCACTGCAAGACTGAATGCAAACAAGAGTACATAAATCAATCCATGTGGGGGTTGGACTACAGCGGCAATATGAAGTTCGTGGTGGGAAGAATCGCGTCATGCTGCAAATGCATGTTGCAATGTTAA